Proteins found in one Paenibacillus sp. FSL R10-2782 genomic segment:
- the uvrA gene encoding excinuclease ABC subunit UvrA, whose amino-acid sequence MANESIIIKGARAHNLKNIDVTIPRDKFVVLTGLSGSGKSSLAFDTIYAEGQRRYVESLSAYARQFLGQMEKPDVDSIDGLSPAISIDQKTTSRNPRSTVGTVTEIYDYLRLLFARIGHPHCPEHGIEITSQTVEQMVDRILQYPEKTRLQILAPLVSGRKGEHKTLFADIAKQGFVRVRVNGELRELSEKIELEKNKKHSIEVVVDRIVVKEDVRTRLSDSIETALNLSGGQLLVDMMGQEELRFSSNFACPICGFSIDELSPRMFSFNSPFGACPDCDGLGVKMVVDPDLLIPDPEKSVEDGAFQAWSGGTSTYYPQFLQSVCEHYSIPQNIPVSQLTTEQMNTILHGTGDQKIRFRYENDFGQRKEAYVTFEGIIPNLERRYRDTASDGIREFIEGFMSAKACNTCKGHRLKKETLAVTIQERNIAYVTDLSIGEASQFFKTLVLSEKEQSIANLILKEINSRLGFLVNVGLEYLTLSRAAGTLSGGEAQRIRLATQIGSSLMGVLYILDEPSIGLHQRDNDRLISALEHMRNLGNTLIVVEHDEDTMMAADYIIDIGPGAGIHGGMIMSQGTPQEVMEDPNSLTGQYLSGRKFIPVNTERRKPTDKWLEVRGAKENNLKNLNVKIPLGVFTAVTGVSGSGKSTLINEILYKTLARDLNRARVRPGKHKEIRGLENIDKVVEIDQSPIGRTPRSNPATYTGVFDDIRDLFSKTNEAKVRGYQKGRFSFNIKGGRCEACKGDGIIKIEMHFLPDVYVPCEVCKGKRYNRETLEVKYKSKSIADVLEMTVEDATEFFENIPKIHRKIQTLLDVGLGYIKLGQPATTLSGGEAQRVKLASELYRRSTGKTIYILDEPTTGLHVHDIDRLLTVLHRLVDSGETVLVIEHNLDVIKTADYLIDLGPEGGSGGGTILAAGTPEQLVKVEESYTGRYLKPILERDTQRSQALQTADL is encoded by the coding sequence TTGGCGAATGAAAGCATCATCATCAAAGGCGCTCGGGCGCATAATCTCAAAAATATTGACGTGACCATCCCCAGGGACAAATTTGTCGTTCTGACGGGGCTAAGTGGCTCAGGTAAATCGTCACTGGCTTTCGATACGATCTATGCAGAAGGACAACGGCGTTATGTGGAGTCTTTATCCGCGTATGCGCGTCAGTTCCTGGGGCAAATGGAAAAGCCGGACGTGGATTCCATTGACGGACTGTCACCTGCGATTTCCATTGACCAAAAGACTACGAGCCGTAATCCGCGTTCTACTGTCGGTACGGTTACAGAGATTTATGACTATTTGCGGCTGTTGTTTGCCCGAATCGGTCACCCTCATTGTCCTGAACATGGCATTGAAATTACATCACAAACGGTTGAACAAATGGTAGACCGCATTTTGCAATACCCTGAAAAGACAAGGCTGCAAATATTGGCCCCATTGGTTTCGGGACGCAAAGGGGAGCATAAAACGCTGTTTGCGGATATTGCCAAGCAAGGCTTTGTACGGGTGCGTGTCAATGGCGAATTGCGTGAGCTATCCGAAAAGATCGAGCTGGAGAAAAACAAGAAGCATTCCATTGAAGTGGTTGTAGACCGGATCGTAGTGAAGGAGGATGTGCGTACACGCTTGTCCGACTCTATTGAGACAGCATTGAACCTTTCAGGAGGTCAGTTGCTGGTGGACATGATGGGGCAAGAAGAGCTGCGCTTCAGTTCTAATTTTGCCTGCCCGATCTGTGGTTTCAGTATAGACGAGCTGTCGCCACGGATGTTTTCTTTTAACAGTCCGTTCGGTGCTTGCCCGGATTGTGACGGATTGGGCGTTAAAATGGTGGTCGACCCCGACCTGCTCATTCCTGACCCGGAGAAAAGTGTAGAAGATGGAGCATTTCAGGCATGGAGTGGAGGAACCTCCACCTATTATCCGCAATTTTTGCAGTCTGTATGCGAGCATTATAGTATTCCACAGAACATTCCTGTCAGCCAACTGACCACGGAACAAATGAACACCATACTACATGGAACGGGTGACCAAAAGATCCGATTCCGTTATGAAAATGATTTTGGACAACGCAAGGAAGCCTATGTGACCTTCGAGGGAATTATCCCGAATCTGGAGCGTCGCTATCGTGACACAGCTTCTGACGGTATCCGTGAATTTATTGAAGGATTTATGAGCGCAAAGGCGTGTAACACCTGTAAGGGACATCGTTTGAAGAAAGAAACCCTGGCGGTGACTATTCAGGAGCGTAACATTGCCTATGTAACTGATTTGTCCATCGGCGAGGCGTCTCAATTTTTCAAAACGCTGGTGTTGAGTGAGAAGGAACAGTCCATTGCCAATCTCATTCTTAAGGAAATTAACAGCCGTTTGGGATTCCTCGTTAATGTTGGATTGGAGTACCTGACCTTAAGTCGTGCAGCCGGCACGTTATCCGGTGGTGAGGCACAACGCATCCGGTTGGCGACACAGATCGGTTCCAGCCTGATGGGTGTACTGTATATTTTGGACGAGCCAAGTATCGGGTTGCACCAGCGGGATAATGACCGCCTGATTAGTGCTTTGGAGCATATGCGGAATCTCGGGAATACGCTGATTGTGGTGGAGCATGACGAAGATACGATGATGGCAGCCGATTATATTATTGATATTGGGCCGGGAGCTGGAATCCACGGCGGGATGATCATGTCACAGGGTACCCCGCAGGAAGTTATGGAAGACCCAAATTCCCTGACAGGGCAATATTTGAGCGGGCGCAAGTTCATTCCGGTCAATACCGAACGGCGCAAGCCTACGGATAAGTGGCTGGAGGTACGCGGGGCTAAGGAGAACAATCTCAAAAATTTAAATGTTAAAATCCCGTTAGGTGTTTTCACGGCTGTTACTGGCGTATCCGGTTCCGGGAAGTCAACGCTGATCAACGAAATCCTATACAAAACACTGGCGCGTGATCTGAACCGGGCGAGAGTGCGTCCGGGTAAGCATAAGGAAATTCGCGGACTTGAAAATATCGATAAGGTCGTTGAGATTGATCAGTCTCCGATCGGCCGCACGCCACGTTCCAATCCTGCAACTTATACCGGAGTATTTGATGATATTCGTGATTTATTTTCAAAAACAAATGAGGCTAAGGTCCGTGGCTATCAAAAAGGTCGCTTTAGCTTTAACATTAAGGGTGGTCGCTGCGAGGCCTGCAAGGGCGACGGCATTATCAAGATTGAAATGCACTTTCTGCCGGATGTGTACGTTCCGTGTGAAGTATGCAAGGGCAAACGCTATAATCGGGAAACCCTTGAAGTTAAGTACAAAAGTAAAAGTATTGCCGATGTGCTGGAGATGACGGTAGAGGATGCGACAGAGTTTTTTGAAAATATTCCGAAGATTCATCGCAAGATTCAGACGCTGCTGGATGTAGGCCTGGGATATATCAAGCTGGGACAGCCTGCGACTACCTTATCCGGGGGCGAAGCGCAGCGTGTGAAGCTGGCTTCCGAACTGTATCGTCGCAGCACGGGTAAGACGATTTACATCTTGGACGAGCCGACTACGGGGCTGCATGTTCATGATATTGACCGATTGCTGACGGTACTGCATCGTCTGGTTGATTCGGGAGAGACTGTACTGGTCATCGAGCATAATCTGGATGTGATTAAAACAGCCGATTATCTGATTGATTTGGGACCGGAAGGCGGTAGCGGCGGTGGAACGATTTTGGCTGCTGGAACACCTGAGCAGCTCGTGAAGGTCGAAGAATCCTATACAGGACGGTATTTGAAGCCGATTCTTGAACGGGATACACAGCGCAGCCAGGCGCTCCAGACAGCCGATCTGTAG
- the uvrB gene encoding excinuclease ABC subunit UvrB yields the protein MSDIVVSDKTFEIQSEFQPQGDQPHAILELVEGITQGKKHQTLLGATGTGKTFTIAQTIAKLNRPTLVIAHNKTLAAQLASEFKEFFPNNSVDYFVSYYDYYQPEAYIPSSDTYIEKDSSINEEIDKLRHSATSSLFERRDVIIVASVSCIYGLGSPKEYSSLLLSLRVGMEKPRNQILSRLVDIQYQRNDINFVRGTFRVRGDVVEIFPASHGEHAIRVELFGDEIERITEINVLTGELIGERDHIAIFPASHFVTHEDTMKVALVNIERELEERLVELKEQGKLLEAQRLEQRTRYDIEMMKEVGFCSGVENYSGPLTFRERGATPYTLMDYFPDDMLIVIDESHVTLPQIRAMYNGDQARKNVLVDHGFRLPSALDNRPLKFEEFEDKVSQIVYVSATPGPYELEKCETTVQQIIRPTGLLDPIIEVRPSKGQIDDLISEIRLRMEREERVLVTTLTKKMSEDLTDYLKEVGIKVRYMHSEIKTLERMAILRDLRLGTFDVLIGINLLREGLDLPEVSLVTILDADKEGFLRSERSLIQTIGRAARNSDGRVIMYGDKITDSMDKAIKETERRRAIQIQYNEDHGITPQTIRKKIRDVIEATKVAEARNDYLPGETGKLSKKERQSLIQRLEAEMKDAAKNLQFERAAELRDALLELRAD from the coding sequence ATGAGTGATATCGTTGTTAGCGACAAGACTTTTGAAATTCAGTCGGAATTCCAGCCTCAAGGCGATCAGCCTCATGCCATTCTTGAACTGGTAGAGGGGATTACACAAGGAAAAAAGCATCAAACGCTGTTGGGTGCTACGGGAACGGGTAAGACGTTTACCATCGCGCAGACGATTGCCAAGCTGAATCGGCCTACGCTGGTTATTGCACATAACAAGACTTTGGCTGCCCAACTGGCGAGTGAGTTTAAGGAGTTTTTTCCGAATAACTCTGTCGATTATTTTGTCAGCTACTATGATTACTACCAACCGGAAGCATACATCCCGTCTTCCGATACGTATATTGAGAAGGATTCCAGCATTAATGAGGAGATTGATAAGCTTCGCCACTCGGCCACAAGCTCTCTGTTTGAGCGTCGTGACGTTATTATTGTAGCGAGTGTCTCCTGCATTTATGGTTTGGGTTCGCCGAAAGAATATTCAAGCCTGCTGCTCTCGCTTAGAGTCGGTATGGAGAAACCCCGCAATCAGATTTTGTCCCGCTTGGTCGATATTCAATATCAGCGGAACGATATCAACTTCGTGCGGGGTACTTTCCGTGTACGGGGGGATGTTGTTGAAATATTCCCGGCTTCCCATGGGGAACACGCTATACGGGTAGAACTGTTCGGGGATGAAATTGAACGGATCACCGAGATTAATGTGCTTACGGGTGAATTGATCGGTGAACGTGATCATATTGCCATTTTCCCTGCATCTCACTTTGTTACTCATGAGGATACGATGAAGGTAGCACTGGTCAACATTGAACGTGAGCTTGAAGAACGGTTAGTGGAGCTGAAGGAACAAGGGAAGCTGCTGGAGGCACAACGTTTGGAGCAACGTACCCGCTATGATATCGAGATGATGAAAGAGGTTGGTTTTTGTTCCGGCGTCGAGAATTACTCAGGTCCACTGACATTCCGCGAGCGGGGGGCGACACCATATACGCTGATGGATTATTTTCCAGATGATATGCTGATCGTGATTGATGAGTCTCATGTTACGTTGCCGCAGATTCGGGCGATGTATAATGGTGACCAGGCACGTAAGAATGTACTGGTGGACCATGGTTTCCGTCTGCCATCTGCGCTGGATAATCGCCCGCTGAAGTTTGAAGAGTTCGAGGACAAGGTGAGTCAGATCGTCTACGTATCAGCTACACCAGGCCCCTATGAGCTGGAGAAATGCGAAACGACTGTGCAACAGATCATCCGACCTACAGGACTACTTGATCCCATCATTGAGGTTCGTCCAAGCAAGGGACAGATCGACGATCTCATTAGCGAGATACGGCTTCGTATGGAGCGTGAGGAGCGGGTACTGGTCACCACGCTTACCAAGAAGATGTCTGAGGATCTGACCGACTATTTAAAAGAAGTGGGTATCAAGGTCCGGTATATGCATTCCGAGATTAAGACACTGGAGCGGATGGCGATTTTACGGGACCTCCGTTTGGGTACCTTTGATGTATTGATTGGGATCAACCTGTTACGGGAAGGTCTGGATTTGCCAGAAGTATCGCTGGTGACGATTTTGGATGCGGACAAGGAAGGTTTCCTGCGTTCCGAACGTTCACTCATCCAGACGATTGGACGGGCAGCGCGGAATAGTGATGGTCGTGTTATTATGTACGGTGACAAAATTACGGATTCTATGGATAAAGCGATAAAAGAAACCGAACGCCGCCGTGCGATTCAAATTCAATATAATGAAGACCACGGCATTACCCCGCAAACGATTCGTAAAAAGATTCGTGATGTCATTGAAGCGACCAAGGTGGCAGAGGCACGTAATGATTACCTTCCTGGCGAGACGGGTAAACTTTCCAAGAAGGAGCGTCAGTCACTGATTCAGCGGTTGGAAGCGGAAATGAAGGATGCTGCCAAGAATCTACAGTTCGAGCGCGCCGCCGAGTTGCGTGACGCTTTGCTGGAGCTGCGGGCTGATTAA
- a CDS encoding flagellar motor protein, whose translation MDITIVLGIIAGIIALIGGFLWEGGQFTGLLQGTSALIVFGGTLAAVVISYPASKLKSIPAALRMAFSREENLSEQYIEDLVSMAATSRRSGVLALERISSEHPNAFLREGLQLVIDGTEQEQIKQILELELDTIEHKHEGYAKIFESAGGYAPTMGIIGTVMGLIHVLGSLTEPTALGPSIAVAFIATLYGVASANLIFLPIASKIRACSESEMVTMDLLLQGILAIQNGENPKLVRKKLEFFIRSEQNLDHKPPRRSRSEDATPKEDFHESAR comes from the coding sequence TTGGATATCACCATCGTGTTGGGCATCATCGCCGGAATCATAGCATTAATCGGTGGCTTCTTATGGGAAGGCGGACAATTTACAGGGCTGCTTCAGGGTACATCGGCTCTGATTGTGTTTGGCGGAACGCTCGCAGCAGTTGTTATCAGCTATCCCGCCTCTAAACTAAAGAGCATACCTGCGGCCCTTCGGATGGCTTTTAGCCGTGAGGAGAATCTCTCCGAGCAATATATTGAAGATTTGGTTTCCATGGCAGCCACCTCCCGCCGATCCGGGGTCCTTGCGCTGGAGCGTATTTCGTCAGAGCATCCAAATGCATTTCTGCGCGAAGGTCTTCAACTGGTCATTGACGGAACCGAGCAGGAACAAATTAAGCAAATTCTGGAACTTGAATTAGATACCATTGAGCATAAGCACGAAGGATATGCCAAAATATTTGAATCCGCAGGCGGCTATGCCCCTACGATGGGGATTATCGGTACTGTGATGGGCCTGATCCATGTACTCGGCAGCCTGACTGAGCCAACAGCGCTTGGACCGTCTATTGCCGTCGCTTTTATCGCTACACTATACGGCGTTGCCAGCGCTAATCTGATTTTCCTGCCCATCGCATCCAAGATCAGAGCATGCAGCGAAAGTGAAATGGTCACGATGGATTTACTGCTGCAAGGCATTCTCGCCATCCAAAACGGAGAGAATCCGAAGCTTGTACGCAAAAAACTGGAGTTCTTCATCCGCTCAGAGCAAAATCTGGATCATAAGCCGCCTCGTCGCTCACGTTCCGAGGATGCTACTCCAAAGGAGGACTTCCATGAGAGCGCGCGCTAA
- a CDS encoding flagellar motor protein MotB: protein MRARAKRRGQQGGGDHRDRWMITYADLITLLLIFFVVMYAMSSLDAKKYDVVVQSLQDTFHKGNSILEQGSGITGTADRYTSKNPPTAKQPSSDNKAAGPTKLTEREQAFRKQEKELQNLMSVIEQYISDNKLQDQIFVSDQPRGIVITLNDRFLFDQGRAALKQGSANTLSKLASLFRDLRTPISIEGHTDNIPFTRASNASTYKDNWELSGARALSVLRFFLDREGLSPTEFQYAGYADTRPVGDNTTEAGRQKNRRVEITVLRQLQQ, encoded by the coding sequence ATGAGAGCGCGCGCTAAGCGCCGTGGGCAGCAAGGAGGCGGAGACCATCGTGACCGCTGGATGATTACTTACGCCGATCTGATCACACTGCTGCTCATTTTTTTCGTAGTAATGTACGCTATGAGCAGCCTGGATGCGAAAAAATACGATGTCGTTGTTCAATCCCTACAGGATACGTTCCATAAAGGCAATTCTATTTTGGAGCAAGGTTCAGGGATTACGGGTACTGCTGACCGTTACACAAGTAAGAATCCGCCCACAGCCAAGCAACCTTCATCCGATAACAAAGCAGCGGGACCGACCAAACTGACCGAACGTGAGCAGGCATTTCGCAAGCAGGAAAAAGAACTGCAAAATCTGATGAGCGTCATTGAGCAGTATATTTCGGATAATAAGTTGCAAGATCAGATTTTCGTGTCAGATCAGCCGCGCGGTATTGTCATCACCCTGAACGACCGCTTTTTATTCGATCAGGGCAGGGCTGCACTCAAGCAAGGCTCTGCAAACACGTTATCCAAGCTGGCCAGTCTGTTCCGGGATCTAAGAACGCCGATCAGCATCGAGGGCCATACGGACAATATTCCGTTCACACGCGCTTCGAACGCTTCGACCTACAAGGACAACTGGGAGCTTTCCGGGGCGCGGGCGCTATCCGTGCTTCGATTCTTTCTAGACAGAGAAGGATTATCTCCTACAGAATTTCAATACGCAGGTTATGCCGATACCCGACCAGTTGGAGATAATACCACCGAGGCCGGACGACAAAAAAACCGCCGTGTCGAAATTACCGTACTGCGCCAGCTTCAACAGTAA
- a CDS encoding aspartyl-phosphate phosphatase Spo0E family protein encodes MKLKELEDCIEEKRKELNDLAKEVGLKDRQVLTKSMELDRLLNLYSDWKYSYHKQSISTTSPVQEKQHEFALSY; translated from the coding sequence GTGAAATTGAAAGAATTGGAGGATTGCATCGAAGAAAAGCGTAAAGAATTAAATGATTTGGCGAAAGAGGTGGGATTGAAGGATCGACAGGTGTTGACCAAGTCTATGGAGTTGGATCGGCTCCTTAATTTGTACAGCGATTGGAAATATAGCTACCACAAGCAAAGCATCTCCACAACTTCACCAGTGCAAGAGAAGCAACACGAATTTGCCTTATCTTATTGA
- a CDS encoding DNA-binding protein encodes MENATTIRSEIEKELKLGGYTFNSFGQATGLNRGIFSAMLNGNPPKPISVRQMDLITKALNYPEDWLYELYVDECFYDGRPHWKRVKPFLIRCVEVGNLRCVEKVLSRLMEDLNHIPTIFTLAEELYEAGKLQEAIPFYECVIENEKYQHSERLAISHYKLFVASVGQDMERNLEAVLRFIPYRNRLPENYQLDGILKIINTYFYLHKWDSVEKYGDELWTLAKTVYLNRYENNAKRRVKDDYKTEKNLVFYYGYGYLSKSTALQKMEMFEEAQSYIQNYADLSWFKGLNSEGEQYVKMFSLWAKANSYTLDMLLGKREVLGEYITFLNQHPEEKLSGLLTILESANMYKFSVDSVLESFSAEIEQFKYLDDVKNRNYYCCFLYQRAIYEYKNNRFEKGTNSVLDCLALSLISRNDSDFKQCVALFEVYREFATSEQTKRYENIIKEVNIYEKRLFDGTSLRYSIL; translated from the coding sequence TTGGAAAATGCAACCACGATTCGTTCGGAAATTGAGAAAGAATTAAAACTTGGTGGTTACACTTTTAATAGTTTTGGACAAGCTACGGGTCTTAATCGGGGCATATTTAGTGCCATGCTTAACGGAAATCCGCCTAAACCTATTTCCGTTAGACAAATGGATTTAATCACTAAGGCACTGAATTATCCCGAAGATTGGTTGTATGAATTATATGTGGATGAATGCTTTTATGATGGAAGACCTCATTGGAAAAGGGTTAAACCATTTCTGATTCGTTGTGTTGAGGTGGGAAATCTGCGGTGCGTGGAGAAGGTACTTTCACGGCTGATGGAGGATCTTAACCACATTCCAACTATCTTTACTTTAGCAGAAGAACTTTACGAAGCAGGAAAGTTACAAGAGGCGATTCCCTTTTATGAGTGCGTGATTGAGAATGAAAAATACCAGCACTCAGAACGCTTGGCGATTAGTCATTATAAATTGTTTGTTGCATCGGTAGGCCAAGATATGGAGAGAAACTTGGAAGCCGTACTGAGATTTATTCCTTATCGAAATCGCTTACCAGAGAATTATCAATTAGATGGAATTTTAAAAATTATCAATACTTATTTTTACTTACATAAATGGGACAGCGTAGAGAAATACGGAGATGAGTTGTGGACTCTTGCCAAAACTGTTTATTTAAATCGATATGAGAATAATGCTAAAAGAAGAGTTAAAGATGACTATAAAACAGAGAAAAATCTTGTTTTTTATTATGGATATGGCTACCTATCTAAATCTACAGCTCTTCAGAAAATGGAAATGTTTGAGGAAGCACAATCCTATATACAAAACTACGCTGATTTAAGTTGGTTTAAGGGACTTAATTCGGAGGGAGAGCAATATGTAAAGATGTTTAGTCTTTGGGCAAAGGCAAACTCTTATACACTGGATATGCTCTTAGGAAAGAGAGAGGTACTAGGTGAATATATTACTTTTCTCAATCAACACCCAGAAGAAAAATTATCTGGCCTTTTAACTATCTTGGAATCAGCCAATATGTACAAATTTTCTGTAGATTCTGTGCTTGAAAGTTTTTCAGCAGAGATTGAACAATTTAAATATCTTGATGACGTAAAGAATAGAAACTACTATTGTTGTTTTTTATATCAAAGGGCAATTTATGAGTATAAGAATAACAGATTTGAAAAAGGTACAAACTCTGTTCTGGACTGTCTTGCTTTATCATTAATTAGTCGGAATGATAGCGACTTTAAGCAATGTGTTGCATTATTTGAAGTCTATAGAGAGTTTGCGACTAGTGAGCAAACGAAAAGATATGAAAATATAATTAAGGAGGTGAATATCTATGAAAAAAGGTTATTCGATGGTACTAGCCTTAGGTATTCTATTCTTTAG
- a CDS encoding helix-turn-helix transcriptional regulator: protein METTKLIGVKIRQFRKLRDITQEQLAEASDSTGSYIGKLERGEVNVQIKTLEKIAEALGTNVFAFFDFNPYEELRSQPWIWECVHLLSQQNEADQNKAYRILKELFTSSESGPTASKPNESSE, encoded by the coding sequence ATGGAAACAACAAAACTCATAGGAGTAAAAATCCGCCAATTTCGAAAATTGCGTGATATTACACAAGAACAGCTTGCAGAAGCATCTGATTCAACAGGTTCCTATATCGGCAAGTTGGAGCGTGGTGAGGTCAATGTACAGATCAAAACTCTGGAGAAAATAGCCGAAGCCTTGGGAACAAACGTATTCGCATTTTTTGACTTCAATCCATATGAAGAACTCCGAAGTCAGCCCTGGATATGGGAATGTGTTCATTTACTCTCCCAACAGAATGAAGCCGATCAAAATAAGGCATATCGGATATTGAAGGAACTGTTCACCTCTTCAGAAAGTGGACCTACAGCAAGTAAACCCAATGAGTCCAGCGAATAA
- a CDS encoding DNA-binding protein, with amino-acid sequence MEHTPTIRSKIETELKQRGYSFSGFSKISGINRGTFSAMLNSNPPKPISVRQMDLITKALGYPEGWLYELYIDECFYEGKGHWKRIKPFLLRCVELGRQDFIQKVLSRLTEDLSYVPTIFSLAEELHAEGKEKEKDSVPFYECVIENERYYHSERLAISQYRLFSYSLNKDLENNRQLAIKFAPFRKNLPENHQLDALLKLVNVYFQAYDCETTMQYAKELEVIATNVYQQQIQVRLKNREVKPLNTERHLIVYFGQAYLMQGNAREKQGLYEEAMEFIPYYADLTGFEGLDEMGILEARKFEMWAEANRLNLEILMGNMVSLPAYVDLLKSNPAEILQGLLTIMESANKYNHSIDDILLLFAENINEFRDLRTNISYYHTNYNLVTYSRFFLELSRYYFNKGSYFEAIGSMLNSLKASSQLNDKAYYIKSITLLFEKYKDHSTEEQRTEYEKVIKAVENNINQMTS; translated from the coding sequence ATGGAACATACACCTACGATCCGCTCAAAAATAGAGACAGAATTGAAGCAAAGGGGCTATAGCTTTAGCGGTTTTAGTAAAATCTCCGGTATTAACCGCGGCACATTCAGCGCCATGCTGAACAGCAACCCACCCAAGCCGATCTCCGTTCGGCAGATGGACCTGATTACCAAGGCGTTAGGGTATCCCGAAGGCTGGCTGTATGAGTTGTACATAGATGAATGCTTTTACGAAGGAAAAGGGCACTGGAAACGGATCAAGCCGTTTCTGTTGCGTTGTGTGGAGTTAGGAAGACAGGACTTTATTCAAAAGGTATTGTCGAGGCTAACAGAGGACTTGTCCTATGTGCCGACCATATTTTCGCTTGCAGAAGAGCTACACGCAGAAGGAAAGGAAAAGGAAAAGGATTCAGTTCCTTTTTACGAGTGTGTAATAGAGAACGAAAGATACTATCACTCGGAGCGGCTAGCGATCAGCCAGTATAGACTATTTTCTTACTCTTTAAATAAAGATCTGGAGAATAATCGCCAACTGGCTATAAAGTTTGCTCCTTTTCGTAAGAATTTGCCTGAAAATCATCAATTGGACGCTCTGTTAAAGCTGGTAAACGTATACTTTCAAGCTTATGACTGTGAGACAACTATGCAATATGCGAAAGAACTTGAGGTAATTGCCACAAATGTTTATCAGCAGCAGATTCAAGTTAGATTAAAAAATCGTGAAGTTAAACCTCTAAATACAGAAAGACATCTAATCGTATATTTTGGTCAAGCTTATTTAATGCAGGGGAATGCCCGCGAAAAGCAAGGACTATATGAAGAAGCAATGGAATTCATACCTTACTATGCAGATTTGACTGGTTTTGAAGGACTGGATGAAATGGGAATTTTAGAGGCGAGGAAATTTGAAATGTGGGCAGAAGCAAACCGCTTAAATTTAGAAATTCTAATGGGAAATATGGTTAGTTTGCCTGCCTATGTCGATCTTCTTAAAAGTAATCCTGCAGAGATACTTCAGGGGCTACTAACCATTATGGAATCGGCCAATAAATACAATCACTCTATAGACGATATTCTGCTCCTTTTTGCAGAAAACATTAATGAGTTTAGGGACTTGCGTACAAATATTTCTTACTATCATACAAATTACAATCTGGTGACCTATTCCCGTTTTTTTCTTGAGCTTAGTCGCTACTATTTTAATAAAGGAAGCTACTTTGAGGCAATAGGCAGTATGTTGAATAGTCTCAAAGCATCCTCACAGTTAAACGATAAGGCTTACTATATCAAGTCCATTACGTTGTTGTTTGAGAAATATAAGGATCATTCGACCGAAGAACAACGGACAGAATATGAAAAAGTGATAAAAGCAGTGGAAAATAACATCAACCAAATGACTTCTTAG